In Siniperca chuatsi isolate FFG_IHB_CAS linkage group LG20, ASM2008510v1, whole genome shotgun sequence, the following proteins share a genomic window:
- the kctd2 gene encoding BTB/POZ domain-containing protein KCTD2: MAELHVVESSGTSTIEQPEHRDVRGSVRLASPTLLVPPRSSQLIPGGVSSGSGGRAVFGFPLKSNPSSPSEPVDKPGSRWVRLNVGGTYFITTKQTLCRDPKSFLFRLCQEDPDLDSDKDETGAYLIDRDPTYFGPILNYLRHGKLIMDKNLAEEGVLEEAEFYNIASLVRLVKERIRDNENRTSQGPVKHVYRVLQCQEEELTQMVSTMSDGWKFEQLISIGSSYNYGNEDQAEFLCVVSRELNNSTNGIVIEPTEKAKILQERGSRM; the protein is encoded by the exons ATGGCTGAACTGCATGTTGTAGAATCGAGCGGTACTAGCACCATAGAGCAGCCCGAGCACCGCGATGTCCGGGGCTCCGTGCGCCTGGCTTCGCCCACTCTCTTGGTTCCGCCGCGGAGCAGCCAGCTCATCCCCGGCGGGGTGTCGAGCGGCAGCGGCGGGCGGGCGGTGTTCGGGTTCCCGCTGAAGAGCAACCCGAGCTCCCCGTCCGAACCGGTGGACAAGCCGGGCTCACGCTGGGTTCGGCTCAACGTCGGCGGGACCTACTTCATCACGACCAAGCAGACGTTGTGTCGGGACCCAAAGTCTTTCCTGTTCCGACTGTGTCAAGAGGACCCCGACCTGGACTCTGACAAA GACGAGACAGGAGCCTACCTGATCGACAGGGACCCCACGTACTTCGGCCCCATCCTGAATTACCTTCGGCACGGAAAACTGATCATGGATAAAAATCTGGCTGAGGAAG GTGTCCTTGAGGAAGCGGAGTTCTACAACATCGCATCACTGGTGAGGCTGGTTAAAGAGAGGATACGGGACAACGAGAACCGGACATCTCAG GGCCCGGTGAAGCATGTGTATCGAGTACTACAGTGCCAAGAGGAGGAACTCACACAGATGGTCTCAACCATGTCGGACGGTTGGAAGTTTGAGCAG CTTATAAGTATCGGCTCCTCTTATAACTACGGCAACGAGGACCAGGCGGAGTTTCTATGTGTAGTTTCCCGGGAACTCAACAACTCCACCAACGGCATCGTCATCGAGCCCACCGAGAAGGCCAAG ATCCTTCAGGAGCGAGGCTCGCGGATGTGA
- the slc16a5a gene encoding monocarboxylate transporter 6 → MTQRNGTRGTSDRCLHPEASIVCEQGNGMEHEKVEESNDCESEEAGQGGECRDSMAVTAAVTAPDGGWGWVVLAATIMVLALTLAFPSCVGIFYTDLQNEFHASNSETSWVPSIMTSVLHAGGPFCSVLVERFGCRATVMLGGVLSGLGMAASSFTQSIGQLYVTAGVITGLGFCFSFQPAVTILGHYFVRRRAFANAMSSTGTALGLCTLPVLGNYLHIELGWRGSFLVLGAVLLNCCVCGAVMRPLQPRKHRGQPLMNHGPPPPEEENVRKEKGWVRTTWSYLLASLSKHMAFDQLCNNSRYCMYAIGITWMMLGFVVPLVYLVPYATANNMEQGRAALLLSILGIVNIVVRPPFGLIFNMPWFKGRHIYVFAAALLVNGLSNSICCIGPSFPVLLTYVLIYGLSMSVVGSLMFTVLMDIVEMSRFPSALGLLAIMESITLLIGPPLAGVLIDRTGQYFHVFFACSAVVASSAVFLMVSFCWLDKRYRMSSKQGQPSTLPEPARPAVDVAPGCQYSSVPTEGDKDKASANGAEYITSL, encoded by the exons ATGACTCAGAGAAATGGAACCAGAGGGACGAGCGACCGCTGCCTCCACCCGGAGGCCTCCATAGTTTGTGAGCAGGGGAACGGTATGGAGCACGAGAAAGTTGAAGAGTCCAACGACTGTGAATCCGAAGAGGCGGGACAGGGAGGTGAATGCAGAGACTCCATGGCTGTAACGGCAGCAGTCACAGCTCCAGATGGCGGGTGGGGCTGGGTGGTGCTGGCTGCCACCATCATGGTCCTGGCTTTGACCCTTGCGTTCCCCTCCTGTGTGGGAATCTTCTACACCGACCTGCAGAATGAGTTCCACGCCTCCAACAGCGAAACCTCCTGGGTGCCCTCCATCATGACGTCAGTGCTTCACGCGGGAG GTCCCTTTTGTAGCGTGTTGGTGGAGAGATTTGGTTGCCGAGCGACAGTCATGTTGGGCGGAGTCCTGAGTGGGCTTGGTATGGCTGCCAGTTCGTTTACCCAGTCCATCGGCCAGCTCTACGTAACAGCTGGGGTTATTACAG GACTTGGTTTCTGCTTCAGCTTCCAACCAGCTGTGACAATCCTCGGACACTACTTTGTGCGTCGTCGTGCGTTTGCCAACGCCATGTCCTCCACAGGCACAGCCCTGGGACTGTGCACTCTACCTGTCCTGGGTAACTACCTCCACATAGAGCTGGGCTGGAGGGGAAGTTTCCTTGTTTTGGGGGCTGTCCTGCTTAACTGCTGTGTGTGCGGAGCAGTGATGAGGCCCCTCCAGCCCCGCAAGCATCGAGGCCAGCCGCTGATGAACCACGGACCCCCTCCGCCAGAGGAGGAAAATGTGAGGAAGGAAAAAGGGTGGGTGAGAACGACATGGAGCTACCTGTTGGCTTCCCTGAGCAAACACATGGCCTTTGATCAGCTCTGCAACAACTCGCGGTACTGTATGTATGCCATCGGCATCACCTGGATGATGCTTGGTTTTGTGGTGCCCTTGGTGTATCTGGTTCCCTACGCCACCGCTAACAACATGGAGCAGGGCCGGGCCGCGCTGCTGCTCTCCATCCTGGGTATCGTTAACATCGTGGTGCGGCCACCCTTTGGCCTCATCTTCAACATGCCCTGGTTCAAAGGGCgacacatttatgtttttgcaGCAGCTTTGCTGGTCAACGGCCTCAGTAACAGTATCTGCTGCATCGGGCCCAGCTTTCCTGTACTGCTCACTTATGTGTTGATCTACGGGCTCTCCATGAGTGTGGTGGGCTCCCTGATGTTCACTGTCCTCATGGATATAGTGGAGATGAGCCGCTTCCCCTCAGCTCTGGGCCTGCTCGCTATCATGGAGAGCATCACGCTGCTCATTGGGCCTCCACTGGCAG ggGTCCTGATTGACAGGACAGGCCAGTACTTCCACGTCTTCTTTGCCTGCAGTGCCGTTGTTGCCTCGTCCGCTGTGTTCCTCATGGTGTCATTTTGCTGGCTGGATAAAAGGTACAGGATGTCGTCAAAGCAGGGTCAGCCATCCACACTGCCTGAACCAGCGAGACCTGCTGTTGACGTAGCTCCTGGCTGTCAGTACAGCAGCGTGCCcacagagggagacaaagacaaGGCCTCGGCTAACGGGGCAGAGTATATCACCAGCCTCTGA